A single window of Magnetococcales bacterium DNA harbors:
- a CDS encoding nitrate reductase cytochrome c-type subunit: MKRQFMVLLSAFVLLGMSGLAAASGIVSLRGDKSLFADEVVAPDKPYLGDKPGKQKVMSRAWNTAPPQIPHTQDKMVILKGKNTCLECHDISTYEMAEAPVMGESHYKDRTGKALDKLYQGRYNCSQCHVQMVDGKPLVGNTFKGIPYVATKKVAKKKAAQDDIF; this comes from the coding sequence ATGAAACGTCAGTTTATGGTTCTACTTTCCGCTTTCGTGCTGCTGGGCATGAGCGGCCTGGCTGCGGCCAGTGGCATAGTTTCACTGCGTGGTGACAAGAGTCTTTTTGCCGATGAAGTGGTAGCTCCGGACAAGCCTTATCTGGGAGACAAGCCCGGTAAGCAGAAGGTGATGAGTCGGGCCTGGAACACCGCCCCCCCACAGATTCCCCACACCCAGGACAAAATGGTGATCCTCAAGGGCAAGAACACCTGCCTGGAGTGCCATGACATCTCCACCTATGAAATGGCTGAAGCCCCGGTGATGGGTGAGAGCCACTACAAGGATCGCACCGGCAAGGCGCTGGATAAGCTCTATCAGGGCCGCTACAACTGCTCCCAGTGTCACGTGCAGATGGTGGATGGCAAGCCTCTGGTGGGTAACACCTTCAAGGGCATCCCCTACGTGGCCACGAAGAAGGTTGCCAAGAAAAAAGCAGCCCAGGATGATATCTTTTAG